From the Dethiosulfovibrio salsuginis genome, one window contains:
- a CDS encoding tail protein X produces MIVYRTRAGDSLDWVCWQHYGEQSGALEVVLETNQGLADYGPVLPRGLAVVLPDIVVPESRKEVSLWD; encoded by the coding sequence TACAGGACAAGGGCTGGAGACTCTTTAGACTGGGTTTGTTGGCAGCATTATGGGGAACAATCAGGCGCCTTGGAGGTAGTTTTAGAGACTAATCAGGGATTAGCCGACTATGGCCCTGTATTGCCGAGGGGATTAGCCGTGGTCTTACCAGACATAGTGGTCCCAGAGTCTCGAAAGGAGGTTTCGTTATGGGATTGA